A stretch of the Panicum virgatum strain AP13 chromosome 9N, P.virgatum_v5, whole genome shotgun sequence genome encodes the following:
- the LOC120690783 gene encoding reactive oxygen species modulator 1-like has product MARTDSCLARVGAGAAIGGAVGGAVGACYGTFEAFRYKIPGLLKIRYIGQTTVGSAAIFGLFLGAGSLIHCGKSY; this is encoded by the exons ATGGCGAGGACCGACAGCTGCCTGGCGCGCGTGGGCGCCGGAGCCGCCATCGGTGGCGCGGTCGGCGGAGCCGTCG GTGCTTGCTATGGAACTTTTGAGGCATTCAGATACAAG ATCCCTGGGTTGCTAAAGATCAGATACATTGGACAGACCACTGTGGGCAGCGCAGCAATTTTTGGGCTTTTCTTGGGGGCTGGCAGCTTGATTCACTGTGGAAAATCCTACTAG
- the LOC120690782 gene encoding uncharacterized protein LOC120690782 has protein sequence MDAPQPCAADSELELARARCGALNGRLAASPDLPRQPALRSLLRLVTAELGFLASAHPDPATPLSSNLPHLAALHLLLTHPAVRSPSRLSALPGVDFACAFRGRPAWALVSASNPARLAWVPRGGIRARVAAVLDAARGAPPATRPEKLLLVFSRGVGADIALGLAEGFGAVETDLLAEFVGVSEDEDEEGWVAVSFNMSEEMRSFRAFEIDVVEGPAEVLLPPEATVAEGSPDEEVPLGFEGAFGTFVGKMWRESRELMNLDTTALVAIVSGISNGGVGKLMAAPEAVTRARFKCNYKFVMDQAQSELQFPILLELGNAVEGKQCIICESVNSEFKEIVSMCGGPEEKIRARHLLKQLTIIPDNPSTRMMDLPTTRKLAMKNKIVFGTGDHWRAPTLTANMGFVRAVSQSGMLLLTIEHRPRALIGL, from the exons ATGGATGCTCCACAACCGTGCGCCGCCGACTCCGAGCTGGAGCTCGCGCGGGCGCGGTGCGGCGCGCTGAACGGCCGCCTCGCGGCTTCGCCGGACCTGCCGCGCCAGCCCGCGCtccgctccctcctccgcctcgtCACCGCCGAGCTGGGCTTCCTCGCCTCGGCCCACCCGGACCCCGCGACGCCGCTCTCCTCCAACCTGCCCCACCTCGCGgcgctccacctcctcctcaccCACCCGGCCGTGCGGAGCCCGTCTCGGCTCTCGGCGCTCCCGGGCGTCGACTTCGCCTGCGCCTTCCGCGGCCGGCCCGCGTGGGCGCTCGTCTCCGCGAGCAACCCCGCCAGGCTCGCCTGGGTCCCGCGCGGGGGGATTCGCGCCCGCGTCGCGGCGGTGCTGgacgccgcgcgcggcgcgccgcccgCTACGCGACCCGAGAAGCTGCTCCTCGTCTTCTCCCGCGGTGTCGGCGCGGACATCGCGCTGGGGCTCGCGGAGGGATTCGGGGCCGTGGAGACCGACTTGCTCGCGGAGTTCGTCGGCGTTTCCGAGGACGAGGATGAGGAAGGGTGGGTTGCCGTCAGCTTCAACATGAGTGAGGAGATGAGGAGCTTCAGGGCGTTCGAGATTGATGTCGTGGAGGGTCCTGCCGAGGTTTTGCTGCCTCCGGAGGCCACAGTGGCTGAGGGAAGTCCTGATGAGGAGGTGCCTTTGGGTTTTGAGGGAGCGTTTGGTACCTTCGTGGGGAAGATGTGGAGGGAATCGAGGGAGTTGATGAATTTGGACACCACGGCCCTGGTTGCTATAGTGTCAGGGATCAGCAATGGTGGGGTGGGGAAGCTGATGGCTGCGCCGGAGGCAGTGACCAGGGCAAGGTTCAAGTGCAACTACAAGTTCGTCATGGATCAG GCACAATCCGAACTGCAGTTTCCAATACTCCTAGAGCTGGGTAACGCAGTTGAGGGTAAGCAATGTATCATATGTGAATCTGTCAACTCAGAGTTCAAAGAAATTGTTTCGATGTGTGGTGGGCCTGAGGAGAAAATCAGAGCAAGACACTTACTGAAACAACTCAC TATTATCCCAGACAATCCTTCAACACGTATGATGGATCTTCCAACCACAAGAAAGCTCGCAATGAAGAACAAAATTGTTTTTGGTACAGGTGACCATTGGCGCGCTCCAACTTTGACTGCCAACATGGGGTTTGTAAGGGCTGTTTCACAGTCTGGTATGCTTTTGCTAACCATCGAGCACAGACCTCGGGCATTGATAGGTCTGTAA
- the LOC120690939 gene encoding 30S ribosomal protein S17-like — MKPVVGIVVSNKMQKSVVVAVDRLFHHKVYNRYIKRTSKFMAHDEAEACNIGDRVRLDPSRPLSRHKHWVVAEILRRAKMYVPPSATASSENDTKAQQSGLATK, encoded by the exons ATGAAGCCAGTGGTGGGGATCGTAGTGTCAAACAAGATGCAGAagtcggtggtggtggcggtggaccGCCTCTTCCACCACAAGGTGTACAACCGGTACATCAAGCGCACCTCCAAGTTCATGGCGCACGACGAGGCTGAGGCCTGCAATATCGGTGACCGG GTTAGGCTGGATCCTTCCAGGCCCTTGAGCAGACATAAGCACTGGGTTGTTGCTGAAATTCTTCGCAGAGCTAAGATGTATGTTCCGCCATCTGCAACAGCGTCCAGTGAAAATGATACCAAGGCTCAACAGTCTGGTCTTGCTACCAAATGA
- the LOC120688849 gene encoding LOW QUALITY PROTEIN: putative ripening-related protein 4 (The sequence of the model RefSeq protein was modified relative to this genomic sequence to represent the inferred CDS: deleted 2 bases in 1 codon; substituted 1 base at 1 genomic stop codon) produces MASTKLLAALVLLQVLSFHAHAAKHKPGGGAGASTCRASGVLHGKAGKVQXKINGAECCVEGRSYPQFRCSPPVSAKTPAMLTLNSFEKGKDGGGATFCDHRFYKDSAMVVALSSGWLRLDGTRRCGKMVRVTADGRSVLAKVVDECDSVAGCDEEHNFEPPCANNIVDGSPAVWKALGLKQSLGEVKVTWSNV; encoded by the exons atgGCCAGCACGAAGCTACTGGCGGCGCTCGTGCTCCTGCAGGTCCTGTCCTTCCACGCCCATGCCGCCAAGCACAagcccggcggcggggccggcgccaGCACCTGCCGCGCCAGCGGCGTCCTCCACGGCAAGGCCGGCAAAGTGCAA TAGAAGATAAACGGCGCCGAGTGCTGCGTCGAGGGCCGCAGCTACCCGCAGTTCcggtgctcgccgccggtgtCCGCCAAGACGCCGGCAATGCTGACGCTCAACAGCTTCGAGAAGggcaaggacggcggcggcgcgaccttCTGCGACCACCGCTTCTACAAGGACAGCGCGATGGTGGTCGCGCTGTCGTCCGGGTGGCTGCGGCTCGACGGCACGCGCCGGTGCGGCAAGATGGTCCGCGTCACCGCCGACGGGCGCTCCGTGCTGGCCAAGGTCGTCGACGAGTGCGACTCGGTGGCCGGCTGCGACGAGGAGCACAACTTCGAGCCGCCGTGCGCCAACAACATCGTCGacgggtcgccggcggtgtggAAGGCGCTGGGGCTCAAGCAGAGCCTCGGAGAGGTCAAGGTCACTTGGTCCAATGTCTGA
- the LOC120690948 gene encoding CDT1-like protein b isoform X1, whose protein sequence is MSEGNTTQLDLEKGLPQISNDNDSSSPSIIHKMEADTEDSGTKIESPTPEKLESRSKGVVVSSLARNLLAERYKDRFANQLGEDEDDTDDEDYNDSLSPGVSQPLISGSIELLEKHKDLLNFFNRMESSIRLLWLRKKMTTFKNIATQVEVLTKRTFSYSHLAQMKHLFPEAIQIKRILLHDEKSLCMYPDMEITLVMDVVECTSSDQSPSMAICEAFYSKLLNFLDAHHKLRLLCMQGTDIPEAILPEPFNSRSREKLYLQAPDGHAAEPPLQGTTEDGLSHASHFPQTFQKLMSQKIVADATEKTQLLSDPEELSSVRACAYDTEGTNRSPKKQDTHAPVPVNSEISATPSRHLISCCQESTPKQGTSESSFLAGTPAMQTPKRPLPTSLEKLETTCGHISEPRSTSSARRSLNTSLKFEGGSLSYHDGMEHEATAKKGVFSEDSFSSNKSVEENDLISFTYKDKTNQIDPVETQEKIASLRSTFDIVCDISRSTKNSLITKQELFHYILANNLEIEETGEIEEQLHILEDLAPHWISKKVINGGEILYSIVPIPDQSSVRARLVEAV, encoded by the exons ATGAGTGAGGGGAATACTACTCAGCTTGACCTTGAGAAAGGATTGCCTCAGATTTCTAATGATAATGATTCAAGTAGCCCTTCAATAATACACAAGATGGAAGCTGACACAGAAGATTCTGGAACCAAAATTGAATCACCCACTCCAGAGAAGCTTGAATCTAGAAGCAAAGGGGTTGTTGTGAGTTCACTAGCAAGGAATTTGCTTGCAGAGAGGTACAAAGACAGATTTGCAAACCAGCTGGGGGAAGATGAGGATGACACAGATGATGAAGACTATAATGACAGTCTTTCACCTGGTGTTAGCCAACCTCTAATTTCAGGAAGCATTGAACTCCTTGAGAA ACACAAGGATTTGCTGAATTTTTTCAATAGAATGGAAAGTTCTATAAGGTTGCTATGGTTACGAAAGAAAATGACTACATTTAAGAATATTGCCACCCAGGTGGAAGTACTCACAAAGAG GACATTCTCATACAGTCATTTGGCCCAGATGAAGCATTTATTTCCAGAAGCAATCCAGATAAAGAGGATACTCTTACATGATGAGAAAAGCTTATGCATGTATCCTGATATGGAAATCACACTTGTCATGGATGTTGTGGAATGTACAAGTTCAGATCAGTCTCCATCAATGGCAATTTGCGAGGCGTTTTACTCAAAGCTTTTGAATTTTTTGGATGCTCATCATAAG TTGCGTTTGCTGTGTATGCAGGGTACAGATATTCCTGAGGCAATCCTACCAGAACCCTTTAATTCAAGGTCAAGGGAGAAGTTATATCTTCAGGCACCTGATGGACATGCTGCTGAGCCACCTCTGCAGGGCACCACTGAGGATGGATTGTCACATGCTTCCCACTTCCCACAAACTTTTCAAAAACTCATGTCACAGAAAATTGTTGCTGATGCAACAGAAAAGACTCAGTTGCTATCTGATCCAGAAGAACTGAGCTCTGTGCGTGCTTGTGCTTATGATACGGAAGGGACAAACAGAAGCCCTAAAAAGCAAGACACACACGCTCCAGTTCCAGTGAACTCTGAAATTTCTGCTACTCCAAGCCGCCATTTGATCTCTTGTTGTCAAGAGAGTACACCAAAACAAGGGACCTCAGAATCATCATTTTTGGCTGGAACACCAGCAATGCAGACACCAAAAAGGCCGTTGCCGACTTCACTTGAGAAACTTGAGACCACATGTGGACACATTTCTGAACCACGTTCAACCAGTTCAGCCCGCAGATCACTGAATACATCGTTAAAATTTGAAGGAGGAAGCCTGTCTTATCACGATGGAATGGAACATGAGGCTACAGCTAAAAAGGGTGTGTTCTCAGAAGATTCATTTAGTTCCAACAAGTCAGTAGAG GAAAATGATCTTATCTCCTTTACTTATAAAGACAAAACAAATCAAATAGACCCAGTGGAAACCCAGGAAAAGATAGCTTCGCTTCGTAGCACATTTGACATAGTCTGTGATATTTCTCGTTCTACCAAGAATTCGCTAATCACTAAACAGGAACTTTTCCACTACATTCTTGCCAACAACTTGGAGATAGAAGAGACAG GGGAGATAGAAGAGCAGCTGCATATTTTAGAGGATCTGGCTCCCCACTGGATATCTAAGAAGGTGATAAATGGAGGAGAAATACTTTACAG TATCGTACCTATACCAGATCAGAGTTCAGTTCGGGCAAGGCTTGTAGAAGCTGTATGA
- the LOC120690948 gene encoding CDT1-like protein b isoform X2, with product MSEGNTTQLDLEKGLPQISNDNDSSSPSIIHKMEADTEDSGTKIESPTPEKLESRSKGVVVSSLARNLLAERYKDRFANQLGEDEDDTDDEDYNDSLSPGVSQPLISGSIELLEKHKDLLNFFNRMESSIRLLWLRKKMTTFKNIATQVEVLTKRTFSYSHLAQMKHLFPEAIQIKRILLHDEKSLCMYPDMEITLVMDVVECTSSDQSPSMAICEAFYSKLLNFLDAHHKGTDIPEAILPEPFNSRSREKLYLQAPDGHAAEPPLQGTTEDGLSHASHFPQTFQKLMSQKIVADATEKTQLLSDPEELSSVRACAYDTEGTNRSPKKQDTHAPVPVNSEISATPSRHLISCCQESTPKQGTSESSFLAGTPAMQTPKRPLPTSLEKLETTCGHISEPRSTSSARRSLNTSLKFEGGSLSYHDGMEHEATAKKGVFSEDSFSSNKSVEENDLISFTYKDKTNQIDPVETQEKIASLRSTFDIVCDISRSTKNSLITKQELFHYILANNLEIEETGEIEEQLHILEDLAPHWISKKVINGGEILYSIVPIPDQSSVRARLVEAV from the exons ATGAGTGAGGGGAATACTACTCAGCTTGACCTTGAGAAAGGATTGCCTCAGATTTCTAATGATAATGATTCAAGTAGCCCTTCAATAATACACAAGATGGAAGCTGACACAGAAGATTCTGGAACCAAAATTGAATCACCCACTCCAGAGAAGCTTGAATCTAGAAGCAAAGGGGTTGTTGTGAGTTCACTAGCAAGGAATTTGCTTGCAGAGAGGTACAAAGACAGATTTGCAAACCAGCTGGGGGAAGATGAGGATGACACAGATGATGAAGACTATAATGACAGTCTTTCACCTGGTGTTAGCCAACCTCTAATTTCAGGAAGCATTGAACTCCTTGAGAA ACACAAGGATTTGCTGAATTTTTTCAATAGAATGGAAAGTTCTATAAGGTTGCTATGGTTACGAAAGAAAATGACTACATTTAAGAATATTGCCACCCAGGTGGAAGTACTCACAAAGAG GACATTCTCATACAGTCATTTGGCCCAGATGAAGCATTTATTTCCAGAAGCAATCCAGATAAAGAGGATACTCTTACATGATGAGAAAAGCTTATGCATGTATCCTGATATGGAAATCACACTTGTCATGGATGTTGTGGAATGTACAAGTTCAGATCAGTCTCCATCAATGGCAATTTGCGAGGCGTTTTACTCAAAGCTTTTGAATTTTTTGGATGCTCATCATAAG GGTACAGATATTCCTGAGGCAATCCTACCAGAACCCTTTAATTCAAGGTCAAGGGAGAAGTTATATCTTCAGGCACCTGATGGACATGCTGCTGAGCCACCTCTGCAGGGCACCACTGAGGATGGATTGTCACATGCTTCCCACTTCCCACAAACTTTTCAAAAACTCATGTCACAGAAAATTGTTGCTGATGCAACAGAAAAGACTCAGTTGCTATCTGATCCAGAAGAACTGAGCTCTGTGCGTGCTTGTGCTTATGATACGGAAGGGACAAACAGAAGCCCTAAAAAGCAAGACACACACGCTCCAGTTCCAGTGAACTCTGAAATTTCTGCTACTCCAAGCCGCCATTTGATCTCTTGTTGTCAAGAGAGTACACCAAAACAAGGGACCTCAGAATCATCATTTTTGGCTGGAACACCAGCAATGCAGACACCAAAAAGGCCGTTGCCGACTTCACTTGAGAAACTTGAGACCACATGTGGACACATTTCTGAACCACGTTCAACCAGTTCAGCCCGCAGATCACTGAATACATCGTTAAAATTTGAAGGAGGAAGCCTGTCTTATCACGATGGAATGGAACATGAGGCTACAGCTAAAAAGGGTGTGTTCTCAGAAGATTCATTTAGTTCCAACAAGTCAGTAGAG GAAAATGATCTTATCTCCTTTACTTATAAAGACAAAACAAATCAAATAGACCCAGTGGAAACCCAGGAAAAGATAGCTTCGCTTCGTAGCACATTTGACATAGTCTGTGATATTTCTCGTTCTACCAAGAATTCGCTAATCACTAAACAGGAACTTTTCCACTACATTCTTGCCAACAACTTGGAGATAGAAGAGACAG GGGAGATAGAAGAGCAGCTGCATATTTTAGAGGATCTGGCTCCCCACTGGATATCTAAGAAGGTGATAAATGGAGGAGAAATACTTTACAG TATCGTACCTATACCAGATCAGAGTTCAGTTCGGGCAAGGCTTGTAGAAGCTGTATGA
- the LOC120688848 gene encoding uncharacterized protein LOC120688848 has product MKPDLAAAASLLLALAATAGAVTFNATDAASGTGGGQRFEQAVGLAYASQVLSNASTFIWSAFNQTSAADRKAVDAVTLVVEDVGGAVAFTSDDVITLSAPYVGNFSGDVKAEVTGVLFHETTHVWQWDGQGTADGGLIEGIADFVRLKAGYAPGHWVQPGQGDRWDQGYDVTARFLDYCDSLKPGFVALLNAKTKDGYSDDFFVQILGKSVQQLWQEYKAKYA; this is encoded by the coding sequence ATGAAGCCTGACTTGGCCGCAGCCGCTTCCCTCCTGCTCGCCCTGGCCGCGACGGCCGGCGCCGTCACGTTCAACGCGACGGACGCGGCgtccggcaccggcggcggccagcggttCGAGCAGGCCGTGGGGCTCGCCTACGCGAGCCAGGTGCTCTCCAACGCGTCCACCTTCATCTGGAGCGCCTTCAACCAgaccagcgccgccgaccgCAAGGCCGTCGACGCGGTCACCCTCGTCGTCGaggacgtcggcggcgcggtggccttCACCAGCGACGACGTCATCACCCTCAGCGCCCCCTACGTCGGCAACTTCTCCGGCGACGTCAAGGCCGAGGTGACCGGCGTGCTGTTCCACGAGACGACGCACGTGTGGCAGTGGGACGGGCAGGggacggcggacggcggccTCATCGAGGGCATCGCCGACTTCGTCCGGCTCAAGGCCGGGTACGCGCCGGGGCACTGGGTGCAGCCGGGGCAGGGCGACCGGTGGGACCAGGGCTACGACGTCACGGCGAGGTTCCTGGACTACTGCGACTCGCTGAAGCCGGGGTTCGTGGCGCTGCTCAACGCCAAGACGAAGGACGGCTACAGCGACGACTTCTTCGTGCAGATCCTGGGGAAGAGCGTGCAGCAGCTGTGGCAGGAGTACAAGGCCAAATACGCGTGA
- the LOC120693512 gene encoding NDR1/HIN1-like protein 6, whose translation MADHQRMRIHPVDLEAGRNRPSAPLVPSGSFQSDKGDPAQRANSQQHQQRGHGGYGHGPLPPPPRRAAPPAPPLPPPKRRGRGCCCRVLCCVAATAAVLTVLAAAAGAALYLVFRPQAPRYSVDRLAVSVFQVDPSTLTARAAFDVTVTAANPNARIGIHYGRGSSLSVWYGPYPLARGALPAFYQGRRNTTVLAVAMAGEVQLASAAVSGMRDAQRDGAVPLVFRADVPVRVQLGGLRLWRVTARVRCDLVVDRIMDVSSPIKIKASKCKFGFKL comes from the coding sequence ATGGCGGACCACCAGAGGATGAGGATCCACCCGGTCGACCTGGAGGCCGGCCGGAACCGCCCGTCGGCGCCGCTGGTGCCGAGCGGCTCCTTCCAGTCGGACAAGGGCGACCCGGCGCAGCGCGCGAACAGCCAGCAACACCAGCAGCGGGGCCACGGCGGCTACGGGCACGGCccgctgcccccgccgccgcgccgcgccgcgccgccggcgccgccgcttccgccgccgaagcgccggggccggggctgctgctgccgcgtcCTCTGCTGCGTCGCCGCCACTGCGGCCGTGCTgaccgtcctcgccgccgcggccggcgccgcgctgTACCTGGTCTTCAGGCCCCAGGCGCCGCGGTACTCGGTGGACCGCCTGGCCGTGTCGGTGTTCCAGGTCGATCCGTCCACGCTCACGGCGCGGGCGGCGTTCGACGTGACGGTGACCGCGGCGAACCCGAACGCGCGCATTGGGATCCACTACGGGCGCGGGTCCAGCCTCAGCGTGTGGTACGGGCCCTACCCGCTGGCGCGGGGCGCGCTGCCGGCCTTCTACCAGGGCCGCCGCAACACCACGGTGCTGGCGGTTGCCATGGCCGGGGAGGTGCAGCTGGCCAGCGCCGCCGTGTCCGGGATGCGGGACGCGCAGCGGGACGGGGCCGTGCCGCTGGTGTTCCGCGCCGACGTGCCCGTGCGCGTCCAGCTCGGCGGCCTCCGGCTGTGGAGGGTCACCGCCAGGGTGCGCTGCGACCTCGTCGTCGACAGGATCATGGACGTCAGCAGCCCCATCAAGATCAAGGCCAGCAAGTGCAAGTTCGGCTTCAAGCTGTGA